The DNA region CGAAGGCATCGAAGTCCACCATCCCGAAGCTCTTCTGGAACCGGAAGCCCTTGAGGGTCCAGTCGCCCACGAAGGCCTCGTTGTCCACATAGAGGCCCCTCTCGTCCTCCCAGTCGATGTTCTGCAGACCAGCGGTCATGGTGATGTCGTAGGGCAGCTTGGTGGTCACGTAGTAGTAGTCCCACTTGGCGCTGTCGTAGCCCTGGCTGTCGTGCTTGTAACCGAGCCTGGAGGTGAAGGTGGTGGTCTCGTTGATCCGCTTCTTGATCCAGATGCGGTAACGGTTCAGGGAGAACTCGTTCTTGCCGTCAAAGTCGTACTTGGTGTTGTCCTCGTTGGCGAACTTGGCGTCGAAGCGGAACTCACCGGCGAGGCTCCAGCCCCCCAGGTCCTTCTCGAGCACCGCCACCCGGCTGTCCAGCTTGTCAACCTTCACACCCAGGGCGTCTAGCTCGTCCTTGAACTCCACAACCAGCTTCTTCAGCATCTCCACGTCCTGCTTGCTGGCCTTGTCAAGGTCCACCTTGGCAAGCGCCCGGGCAACTATGGACGCCATCTCGTAACGGGTGGCGGGCTGACCGCCCTTGTAGGAACCGTCGGGATAGCCGGAGATGACCCCCTTGGAGGCCAGCTGGCTCACCGCATCGTAAGCCCAGTGGTTCATGGGAACGTCCATGAACGGGTTGGCCGCGAAGGCCGGCGCAGCGAAGGCCACGAGAAGGGCCGCCGCGAAAAGCACAAAGCTCTTCTTCATTGTCTTGTTACCCCCTTGAGTCTGTATTTTAGACCTCGGAACCGGCGAAGACCCGGGGGAAAGCCCATCCGCAAGAACCCTAGTTCCCTTGCACTCAAGGCGGATCCCACAAGCCGTCCCGGACCCAAAGGCCCCCGAAACTCCGCTCGCCCTTTATGGCTTGGGGGCATCCACACCTCCTTTCCCGCCCTCAGGGGTCACAGCGAAGCTCCAAGCTATGTCATGGTCCTCACCGGGTACTATACATGAACCCCCCGAAAATGACAAGGGGCGGGATGGGCCCGCCCCGAAAATTCATCCGCCAAATGACCTACTACGGCCGACCGGTGGAGACCGGAAGGTCCGGCATCCCCGCCCAACGCTGGAAACCCTCGTCCACGTTCCTGGCGTAGTAGCCGCTCATCCTGAGCGCCACGCAAGCGTAGGCCCCCCTGACCCCCGCGGTGTCGTAAACGATCACCACGTCCTGGGGAGAGACCCCAAGACCCTCCATCAGGGCCCGGATCTCATCCTGACCCTTCAACGCCCCCTCCTTGGTGAAGAGGCTGTCGAACGGAAGGTGCAAAGCCCCGGGTATCCGGCCACCCCGCCGCTCCTGGAAGAACCGGGCACCCTCGTACTCCGGCTGGGTCCTCACGTCTATCACCTTGACCTTGTCCAGGTTCTCAGAAAGCCACTTGATGTCCACGTTCCACCGGGTGTCGTCCTTGTCGGAAAGCCGGGGCATCCTGCCCCCCTTGCCCCGGTGAGGCACCAGGTCCCGCCGACCGCCGGAGCTCAGCCAGCCGGTGTACCCCCCCTCCAGGATCTTCACCTTCCTGATCCCGTAGCTCCTCATGACCCAGAACAGGAAACCCTCCTGCCCCCAGCCCCCAAGATCCCCGTAGACCACCACGGTCCTCTCCCCATCAACCCCAAGGGCACCAAGCCGCCGGGCCAGCTCCGGCATGGGAAGCCGGACCCCCCAGCCGCTGTCCCCAGGACGCCCACCCAACCGAACAAAATGGGTCCACTCGGCGTTCACCGCCCCGGGCACGTGACCCTTCAGGTACAGCGCCTGGGCCCGGGCGTCCAGCACCACCACCCTGCCAAGGTTCGCCGCAAGCCAGGAGGGGGTCACGTAGACCTCCTCCCGCTTCAGGAACTCCACATCCTTGAAGACCTCCTGGGCGGTCATGCCCCGAACCTCCTCCTTGGGCGCCTCCTTCTCCTTGGGCGCCTCCTTAGACTCCAAGGTCACATCCGAAGAGGCACCAGGGATTGAAACGGGGGCGGAAACCGGGACGTCCACCGACACGGGGGGAGCAACCTCCGACGCCATGCACTCCCCTGACCCCAGAACGAAAATTAAACCAAAGACCGACGCAAAACCGCGAAAACTCAATATCATCACCCTCCTTGTCATCAACAGCCAAATCGGAATTCACCCCAAAGCCCGCCGGCCAACCCTGCAGTGAAGTCCCGCCGCAATCCCCGCCAAGGCCCAGGCGAACATGCCGCTGGTGCTCCGACCCGATACGATGAGCCCCGATGCCCACCCGGAAAGGACAAGCCCACCCATGGCCCCCAGGACACCCAATGCCAGGGGATGCCTGAGACCATACCGGCGAACCGCCCCAAAGCACATCCGCAAAATTCCTAGAACGATCCCCCCGTAGAACAGAAATCCGGAGAAACCCACCGAGACCGCCAGATCCAACGGGTCACTGTGCGCATGACTTGGCCCCCCGGTGGGGTTGGCCGATCTCCACGCCCCTAAGCTCTCCACATCCCTGCACATGACATACACCCGGTCAAACCTGCCCAACCCCCAGCCCCAAAGGGGCCTCTGCTTGAGCAGATCCCAGGAAATGGCCCATATGGTGCTCCTGTGGGTGGTAAAAGCCTTCATATCCCACCGCTTCAGGGCGGAAAGCTGG from Thermanaerovibrio acidaminovorans DSM 6589 includes:
- a CDS encoding sulfurtransferase, giving the protein MDVPVSAPVSIPGASSDVTLESKEAPKEKEAPKEEVRGMTAQEVFKDVEFLKREEVYVTPSWLAANLGRVVVLDARAQALYLKGHVPGAVNAEWTHFVRLGGRPGDSGWGVRLPMPELARRLGALGVDGERTVVVYGDLGGWGQEGFLFWVMRSYGIRKVKILEGGYTGWLSSGGRRDLVPHRGKGGRMPRLSDKDDTRWNVDIKWLSENLDKVKVIDVRTQPEYEGARFFQERRGGRIPGALHLPFDSLFTKEGALKGQDEIRALMEGLGVSPQDVVIVYDTAGVRGAYACVALRMSGYYARNVDEGFQRWAGMPDLPVSTGRP
- a CDS encoding S-layer homology domain-containing protein, which encodes MKKSFVLFAAALLVAFAAPAFAANPFMDVPMNHWAYDAVSQLASKGVISGYPDGSYKGGQPATRYEMASIVARALAKVDLDKASKQDVEMLKKLVVEFKDELDALGVKVDKLDSRVAVLEKDLGGWSLAGEFRFDAKFANEDNTKYDFDGKNEFSLNRYRIWIKKRINETTTFTSRLGYKHDSQGYDSAKWDYYYVTTKLPYDITMTAGLQNIDWEDERGLYVDNEAFVGDWTLKGFRFQKSFGMVDFDAFVSHWDDGIDSVDEYFMYGARMDFNFNEQFRLGVMGVWRSYDYAEGSRTASPDVDNTYGADMEFKFNPSVSLKGAYYKQNLWGTVSNDSPVAYKVILDVKQDLLKFTSLWLEYAKIDDSFVMTGDRDSSAYSNYGAEVLANRGAAASSNDDTTVFFARAEQKWNDKWSTFQRYLTADVSGAGVDDTKNYTFGVAYQYNPAVKFELVYDKIDYGTDNPSGFSGDDNLVRFRTHVVF